Below is a window of Monomorium pharaonis isolate MP-MQ-018 unplaced genomic scaffold, ASM1337386v2 scaffold_339, whole genome shotgun sequence DNA.
tattaaaaaatcatattaaaaaacaaaaataatagaagaCTTTGTGATTATGTTAATGTCAATAACAAACGCAAAAAATAAACTTCATTGAATAACATagcaatatatttaacatttatgatTATACAATCAGATGTACGGTCGGAAATTGCTCCAACATGGAAAAATCTTCGTGTTTGGTGATAGGgtgaaataatatcaaattttgagCGCTAGGGATAGACCCTTATTATTTATAGGACTTAAAGGGGAAAAACTGGATTAGGCATAAAAACTCCTTAACGTTTTACAATTATCGTAAAACACCGTtgacacataaaattaatcgatACAGAACGTTCGCTCTGCATTGCGTCCCGCAATTTGCGACATAATAACTTTCATTGATTCGTGATAAAGATAATTAACGTTGTGTTACAAACTATAATGATCAATGTATTCCTGgtaagaaaattgtattacaaACTGCTTACAAGTGAgcgaaaataacattttcttaagaaaaaaagtagcGTTAGATAAATGCAAAACGATTTGAGTTTGCGGAATGAAATATAACCAGTGACTAATAACttagaaagtatattttattaatggtgaataattcataaaattaatatttataaaataactttattatttttattaatatgtctACGACATTATACACTAATACAGCCTACATCACGAcactttgtaaatattatacaaataataaggTTTAATGCATTATCGATTTGAGCATGATTGATTGCTCGCCTGCAATTGATTAATGTTTTTACTCAGAATCCATATAATTTGTTACACGCAATTCTCGATCGCATGATAGAAAATTATGTGaaatacgttaaaattaagaattttctacaaaacgAAATGAAAcatgcataaataaattaatatatttatatctaaaaatgatctataatttttatactaagaaaaaatctttttacgaggcaacaaaatacaaaattacaaaattaaaatgttatacatatatttgtatttctaatatgaaatatattatgactTTATCAGTGGCGGATTTATCCATACACTGACTACGCTGAAGCGTAGGGCGGGAAAATTTTTGGAGGCGGCAGATTTTTTGGGGTGGCAAATTTTGGAGAGTAAGATTTAGTGTTGTAGAGATGATAGGAATCTGtaacatatttaatgaataatgaaatataagtAGACAGGAAAGTTGGAAGTTTTGTAacgaataatattaacatttaatactCAAGTGGTTTATGGtgagatttttgcaaaatctttaataatgtCATCGTATTTTATGCTCATCATAAGTTCGGCTTCAATGACCAAGATTGCCAATGAATTTAAACGTTCTTCCTCCAACGATGATCGCAAGTACGTTTTTATTCGCTTTAAAGcagaaaaagattatattattctgcTGAGCAATTTGTGGTGGCCATAcacaaagatattcgcaaagCTATATCTATATTAGGGAACattgataacaaattttgGTTGCGTATAAGTTTACAAAGATCGATCAGTTTTAGTTTAGTCTTTTCTTCTGAGCTAGTTTTATTAAGAAACTGACGAAAGTGCACACATTCAGTGGCAAATGAATCTTCTAGATTTTCGgcgtaataattgtaaagttTCGCAGCTTCTTCATGTATCGTGTCCGACAAGTGAACGAGATTTCTCATAAAATCGAAGCGTTTGAAGACATTTTCATACGCTGAGTGTCGCTTCTCCAATTCAGATCTGACGCGATCTAATATCACGTAGAAAGTTCCCACTGTGAACTTATTTCTTCCGGTCATGACGACTTCGTTTTCTTTCGATTCACCGAGTTGAAGCTTTCGTTTGCAGCTTCGTTTGCTATCGAATTCGTACTCTTCAGAAATAATGCATTTGGCTTTCTCTACATACACTTTAAACATCTCATCACTTCTCAAGCTTTCTACGAAATCGATTAGCGAATAACGATAAAGCTCTACAGCGATTCCTATGTCGATATCTACACTTTGCGGCAATTTATTCATAGCATTAAATCGATCcaatagcgagttccagaatACGGCCATAAACACTGTTTCGAATCGGCtaagttgtttttttaatatagcagCTTCGGATCGGGTTACCGCTTTTTCGTGAACATCTTCGATCATTATCATCAAAGATTGCAATACACCATCCCAGTTTTTACACAAACTATCGCAAGCGTCGTGACGAGATGACCATCGAGTTCCATCGACTCGTTTTAAAACTttcatgttattttttgtgtttgaTGATAAGAAGTCCTAACGTCAAGTAGACGCAGCGAAGAAAGTGTATAAACCTTGAAGAGTACTGAAAAACAATGCAGCTTCTGTGACACATTCCGCGGCGC
It encodes the following:
- the LOC118648262 gene encoding uncharacterized protein LOC118648262, with protein sequence MKVLKRVDGTRWSSRHDACDSLCKNWDGVLQSLMIMIEDVHEKAVTRSEAAILKKQLSRFETVFMAVFWNSLLDRFNAMNKLPQSVDIDIGIAVELYRYSLIDFVESLRSDEMFKVYVEKAKCIISEEYEFDSKRSCKRKLQLGESKENEVVMTGRNKFTVGTFYVILDRVRSELEKRHSAYENVFKRFDFMRNLVHLSDTIHEEAAKLYNYYAENLEDSFATECVHFRQFLNKTSSEEKTKLKLIDLCKLIRNQNLLSMFPNIDIALRISLCMATTNCSAE